The Helianthus annuus cultivar XRQ/B chromosome 16, HanXRQr2.0-SUNRISE, whole genome shotgun sequence genome includes a window with the following:
- the LOC110915633 gene encoding EPIDERMAL PATTERNING FACTOR-like protein 9 has translation MANTKLLFYFLWATLVLQGVSGEIFTSRRGLHLQGTNMELMNMNLGRRSKIGSVIPTCTFNECRGCRHNCRAEQVPVEGNDPISSAYRYRCVCHR, from the exons ATGGCCAACACCAAGTTACTATTTTACTTCCTTTGGGCTACACTTGTGCTTCAAG GGGTTTCAGGAGAGATTTTCACATCAAGAAGAGGGCTACACTTGCAG GGCACAAACATGGAACTAATGAACATGAATTTAGGGAGAAGATCGAAGATTGGTTCCGTGATACCAACGTGTACGTTCAATGAATGTCGAGGGTGTAGACACAACTGCAGAGCTGAGCAAGTTCCCGTCGAAGGAAATGATCCGATAAGTAGCGCTTATCGATATAGATGCGTCTGTCATAGAtag